In a single window of the Niabella ginsenosidivorans genome:
- the rplR gene encoding 50S ribosomal protein L18, which yields MSNAKVKRRTSIRRSIRAKISGTTQKPRLAVFRSNTDIYAQLIDDEKGVTIAAASTKDKDIKAQAGTKSEKSKLVGAAIARKAADLNVKTVVFDRGGYLYHGRVKSVAEGAREGGLQF from the coding sequence ATGTCAAACGCAAAAGTTAAAAGAAGAACCAGTATCCGCCGCAGCATTCGCGCAAAGATCAGCGGTACCACGCAAAAGCCAAGACTGGCAGTATTTCGCAGCAACACTGATATTTATGCTCAGCTGATTGATGATGAGAAGGGAGTTACCATAGCAGCTGCCTCTACAAAAGATAAAGATATTAAAGCGCAGGCAGGTACCAAATCTGAGAAAAGTAAATTAGTAGGCGCAGCCATTGCACGTAAAGCGGCTGATCTGAATGTGAAGACCGTTGTTTTTGACAGAGGCGGTTATTTGTACCACGGACGAGTAAAATCTGTGGCTGAAGGAGCCAGAGAAGGCGGGTTGCAATTTTAA
- the rpsE gene encoding 30S ribosomal protein S5: MSTVNFNNVKAGDLELKDKVVAINRVVKTTKGGRAFSFSALVVVGDGNGVVGHGLGKAKEVQEAITKGIEDAKKNLIKIPVMKGTIPHDQWAKEGAAKVMIKPASAGTGVIAGGSMRAVLEAAGLTDVLAKSLGSANPHNVVKATFKALAMMREPVSIAKTRSLGLKKVFNG; the protein is encoded by the coding sequence ATGTCAACAGTTAATTTCAACAATGTTAAAGCCGGCGACCTTGAATTAAAAGATAAGGTTGTAGCTATAAATCGTGTAGTAAAAACAACTAAAGGTGGCCGCGCATTCAGCTTTTCTGCATTGGTTGTGGTTGGGGATGGTAATGGTGTTGTAGGGCATGGGTTAGGCAAGGCTAAGGAAGTTCAGGAAGCTATTACTAAAGGAATAGAAGACGCTAAGAAAAACCTTATTAAAATCCCTGTAATGAAGGGCACCATCCCTCATGATCAGTGGGCTAAGGAAGGGGCAGCAAAAGTAATGATAAAACCAGCTTCTGCAGGTACGGGTGTAATAGCAGGAGGGTCTATGCGCGCGGTGCTGGAAGCAGCCGGTCTTACTGATGTTTTGGCGAAAAGCCTGGGCTCTGCAAATCCGCACAACGTGGTTAAAGCTACTTTTAAGGCTTTGGCAATGATGAGGGAGCCAGTAAGCATCGCCAAGACCCGTTCATTAGGTTTAAAGAAAGTATTCAACGGATAA
- the rpmD gene encoding 50S ribosomal protein L30: MKKIKVTLVKSPIDRPERQKLTLKALGLNKTNSSKEVEATPQILGMIRKVEHMVKVEEL, translated from the coding sequence ATGAAAAAGATAAAAGTTACTTTAGTAAAAAGCCCAATTGACCGCCCCGAAAGGCAGAAACTTACTTTAAAAGCATTGGGTCTTAACAAAACTAATAGCAGTAAAGAAGTAGAAGCTACTCCACAGATCCTGGGTATGATCCGTAAAGTGGAGCACATGGTGAAGGTGGAAGAGCTTTAA
- the rplO gene encoding 50S ribosomal protein L15, which translates to MKLHELKPAKGSVHKEKRIGRGEGSGYGGTSTKGNKGGQSRAGYKRKMGHEGGQMPIQRRTPKRGFKNPDKIVYKVINIGQIDQWAETHNITDFSEENLYHLGFIGKTDRVKVLGNGEIKGKFNFKVHAISEKAKAAIEAAGGTVEILK; encoded by the coding sequence ATGAAACTACATGAATTAAAACCTGCAAAAGGTTCAGTACACAAGGAGAAAAGAATTGGTCGTGGTGAAGGAAGCGGTTATGGCGGCACATCCACTAAAGGTAATAAAGGAGGGCAGAGCCGTGCAGGTTACAAAAGAAAAATGGGGCACGAAGGCGGACAGATGCCAATCCAGCGCCGTACACCCAAAAGAGGGTTTAAAAATCCGGATAAAATTGTTTACAAAGTCATCAATATTGGTCAGATAGACCAGTGGGCGGAAACACACAATATCACTGATTTTTCTGAAGAAAATCTTTATCACCTGGGCTTTATTGGCAAAACAGACAGGGTAAAGGTGTTAGGTAACGGGGAAATTAAGGGAAAATTCAACTTTAAAGTTCACGCGATCAGCGAAAAAGCTAAGGCGGCAATCGAAGCAGCGGGCGGAACTGTTGAAATTTTGAAATAA